Proteins found in one Flavobacterium channae genomic segment:
- the rsfS gene encoding ribosome silencing factor translates to MANKQINNDDLLANIIKGIEEVKGENIDILDLREIDNTVCDYFVICNGNSNTQVNAIVGSVQKIVSKELKDKPWHVEGAENGEWVLMDYVNIVVHVFQKHIREYYRIESLWGDAKITTIETKY, encoded by the coding sequence ATGGCGAATAAGCAGATTAATAATGATGATCTATTAGCGAATATCATCAAAGGAATTGAAGAAGTAAAAGGAGAAAATATTGATATTCTTGATTTAAGAGAAATAGACAATACGGTATGTGATTATTTTGTTATTTGTAATGGTAATTCAAATACACAAGTAAACGCTATTGTAGGTTCTGTACAAAAAATCGTTTCTAAAGAATTAAAAGACAAACCATGGCACGTTGAAGGTGCAGAAAATGGCGAGTGGGTTTTAATGGACTATGTAAATATTGTAGTTCATGTATTCCAAAAACATATACGCGAATACTACCGAATTGAGAGTTTATGGGGTGATGCTAAAATCACAACCATTGAAACTAAATACTAA
- the ftsH gene encoding ATP-dependent zinc metalloprotease FtsH — protein MAQNNNSNFKFSPWMSIVLVLTIFFTISLFTKGIDLSNPAPTTISRFYQFLDKNQVEKVVFTNNKATVFLKKSALTDKVHDKVKNDVLGKPNTKGPHYFFEIGDLKTFQENLQKAAKEGKLTDYEKEPESMWGEVISMLLPIVLLVGLWIFMMRRMSGGSGGGGGQIFSIGKSKAKLFDEKNDTRVTFENVAGLEGAKEEIQEIVEFLKNPEKYTSIGGKIPKGALLVGPPGTGKTLLAKAVAGEARVPFFSLSGSDFVEMFVGVGASRVRDLFKQAKEKSPAIIFIDEIDAVGRARGKNNMTGANDERENTLNQLLTEMDGFGTNSNVIVLAATNRADVLDKALLRAGRFDRQIYVDLPDIRERKEIFEVHLKPLKKSEELDTEFLAKQTPGFSGADIANVCNEAALIAARKDKKAVDKQDFLDAVDRIVGGLEKKNKIVTPAEKRAIAIHEAGHATVSWMLEHAAPLVKVTIVPRGQSLGAAWYLPEERLIVRPDQMLDEMCATMGGRAAEKVIFDEISTGALSDLEKVTRQARAMVTIYGLNDKLGNITYYDSTGQSDYNFSKPYSEETAKVIDTEISKLIEEQYQRAIHILETNKDKLIQLADILIEKEVIFKDDLETIFGKRFFEKEGEIPVTE, from the coding sequence ATGGCACAAAATAATAATTCTAACTTTAAGTTTAGTCCATGGATGAGTATTGTACTTGTCCTAACTATTTTTTTTACAATAAGTTTATTTACAAAAGGAATTGATTTAAGCAATCCTGCGCCAACAACAATTTCAAGATTTTATCAATTTTTAGATAAAAACCAAGTAGAAAAAGTAGTTTTCACGAATAATAAAGCTACAGTATTTCTTAAAAAATCGGCTTTGACTGACAAAGTTCATGATAAAGTAAAAAATGATGTTTTAGGAAAACCAAATACAAAAGGACCGCACTATTTCTTTGAAATTGGTGATTTAAAAACGTTCCAAGAAAATTTACAAAAAGCGGCTAAAGAAGGCAAATTAACTGACTACGAAAAAGAGCCAGAAAGCATGTGGGGTGAAGTAATTTCAATGCTTTTACCTATTGTTTTATTAGTTGGACTTTGGATCTTCATGATGAGAAGAATGTCAGGTGGTTCTGGTGGTGGCGGAGGTCAAATTTTTAGCATTGGAAAATCAAAAGCTAAATTATTTGACGAAAAGAATGATACCAGAGTAACTTTTGAAAACGTTGCTGGATTAGAAGGTGCAAAAGAAGAAATTCAAGAAATTGTGGAATTCCTTAAAAATCCTGAAAAATATACATCAATTGGAGGTAAAATCCCAAAAGGCGCTTTATTAGTTGGACCTCCAGGAACAGGAAAAACATTATTAGCTAAAGCTGTTGCTGGTGAAGCTAGAGTTCCTTTCTTCTCTTTATCAGGTTCTGATTTTGTGGAAATGTTTGTTGGAGTTGGAGCTTCTCGTGTTAGAGATTTATTCAAACAAGCGAAAGAAAAATCACCTGCAATTATTTTTATAGACGAAATTGACGCTGTAGGTAGAGCGCGTGGTAAAAACAACATGACTGGAGCCAATGACGAAAGAGAAAACACGTTAAACCAGTTATTAACAGAAATGGATGGTTTTGGTACTAATTCAAATGTTATTGTATTAGCTGCAACAAACCGTGCTGATGTATTAGACAAAGCATTACTTCGTGCTGGACGTTTTGACAGACAGATTTATGTAGATTTACCGGACATTAGAGAGCGTAAAGAAATTTTTGAAGTACACTTAAAACCTTTGAAAAAATCAGAGGAATTAGATACTGAATTCTTAGCAAAACAAACACCTGGATTCTCAGGAGCTGATATTGCAAATGTTTGTAACGAAGCTGCTTTAATTGCCGCTCGTAAAGATAAAAAAGCAGTAGACAAACAAGATTTCTTAGATGCTGTTGATAGAATTGTTGGTGGTTTAGAAAAGAAAAATAAAATTGTTACTCCGGCAGAAAAACGTGCAATTGCAATTCACGAAGCTGGACACGCAACTGTAAGTTGGATGTTGGAACATGCTGCACCACTTGTAAAAGTTACAATTGTTCCTCGCGGACAAAGTTTAGGAGCTGCTTGGTATTTACCTGAAGAGCGTTTAATTGTTCGTCCTGATCAAATGTTAGACGAAATGTGTGCTACTATGGGAGGAAGAGCTGCTGAAAAAGTAATTTTTGACGAAATTTCAACAGGTGCATTAAGTGATTTAGAAAAAGTAACTCGCCAAGCAAGAGCTATGGTTACGATTTATGGATTGAATGATAAGCTAGGAAATATTACTTATTACGATTCTACAGGTCAATCGGATTACAATTTCTCTAAGCCATATTCTGAAGAAACAGCTAAAGTTATCGATACTGAAATTTCAAAATTAATTGAAGAGCAATACCAAAGAGCAATTCATATTTTGGAAACTAATAAAGATAAACTTATTCAATTAGCTGATATTCTGATTGAAAAAGAAGTAATTTTCAAAGATGATTTAGAAACAATTTTTGGAAAAAGATTCTTTGAAAAAGAAGGCGAAATTCCTGTTACAGAATAA
- a CDS encoding LUD domain-containing protein translates to MSLFRKIFGSLGEEEDNDKKQEIKSPYTPDITLPIDEQFTFNFKNNGGKFIYCENLDEIAENFENILAENDWFECNAHCYNSRLLHLLDENKLTYNNASPAVFFLSSCENLIADEGSILFSSNQFKHYKPNELPTNMVIFATTSQIVNSKSDGLRRIKNMHEKNYPSNITTIKYFEEVKEQDFLHYGSCHKNLYLLLLEDL, encoded by the coding sequence ATGAGTCTTTTTAGAAAAATTTTTGGCAGCCTAGGAGAAGAAGAGGATAACGACAAAAAACAAGAAATTAAAAGTCCTTATACTCCCGATATTACTTTGCCTATAGACGAACAATTCACTTTCAATTTTAAAAATAATGGAGGAAAGTTTATCTATTGTGAAAACTTAGATGAAATCGCCGAAAATTTCGAAAATATATTAGCCGAAAACGATTGGTTCGAATGCAATGCTCATTGCTATAATTCGAGATTATTACATCTTTTAGACGAAAACAAATTAACTTACAACAATGCTTCACCAGCAGTATTTTTTCTTTCTTCTTGCGAAAATTTAATTGCAGATGAAGGTTCTATATTGTTTTCATCAAACCAATTCAAACACTACAAACCAAATGAATTACCAACTAATATGGTAATTTTTGCAACTACCAGTCAAATTGTGAATAGTAAGAGTGATGGCTTGAGGCGAATTAAGAACATGCACGAAAAAAACTATCCTTCTAATATTACAACCATAAAATATTTTGAAGAAGTTAAGGAACAAGATTTTTTACATTACGGAAGTTGTCATAAAAACCTTTACCTACTTCTTTTAGAGGACTTATAA